CAAGCCGCTAACCATAGACTTCTCCTGAAGGGGCAGAAATTAGCTCGATTTTTAAGGATTTTCTCTGAATAAAACGGATTAAAACAAGTGCCTATCCCTCAGAGAAAATCGCTTAACTTACCCATTGCAGGCTACCGATCGCGGTCGCGCTTGTCATAGAACCGGAGGTTATTAACACTAACAGTGTCGATAATGCCAACGACTAAGGCATCAAGAGGGCGAGAATCGCCACCGGGAGTCTGCCTAGCGGCGCTCCCCCGACTCACTAATACCCATTCATCAATGCCTGCTCCAACGCTATCCGCTGCGACCTCGTAACCGGGAACCGGATGCCCTTCATCATCGATGTACTGCACGACCAGGAACTTAACGCCCGTTAGGCTATATTCCTTTTGGGTGCTGACAACGGTGCCACAAACTCTCGCGATTTGCATCAGATTAGTTC
The Timaviella obliquedivisa GSE-PSE-MK23-08B DNA segment above includes these coding regions:
- a CDS encoding EutN/CcmL family microcompartment protein, with amino-acid sequence MQIARVCGTVVSTQKEYSLTGVKFLVVQYIDDEGHPVPGYEVAADSVGAGIDEWVLVSRGSAARQTPGGDSRPLDALVVGIIDTVSVNNLRFYDKRDRDR